The window ttacaaaccaaggacgttatatagaccccttgactcaagttagagaagagatGCGTATTATaaacaaggtttaggtttttcaggggtacagccccctaaaaatcccctgcgtattatactcatgggcggactatactcgaggatttacggtattttacATGGTAGTTTGAGGGaattttggttattatttctagcagagcgAGTGACACTGTAAGGAGATTCCATAGTGACTcgctttgttgttattgtcggtggtagtggtggtggtgatggtggtggttgtggagatgGCCAATTCATGACACTTCAGACACGTGTCTcccatggtggtggtgatggtattggagGTCGATATGACACTTCAGACATGACTCTCCGGCAACAACAAATTGTTGAAGGCCTATTGGACTATtggactattgttgttgttgttgttgtgggtaaATAATACCTCCTGCCTGCCCCTACGTCCCCACCTCTCTGTGAAACCTCCTCGAAATTACTTATTTAGCCTATTGTTTGTATGACATTATAGTTtcgagacacacatacacacatcgaaCACCTTCccactctctccccttctccatctccccgctatatatatatatatatatatatggtgtgtgtgtgtgtgtgtgtatatatgagggaTGGTGTTTGGGTATAAACGaacatgtaatgtgtgtatgtatgtatatatgtctgtgtgtgtatatatatatatattatatatatatatatatatatatatatatactcacacacacacacacacacacacacatatatatatatatatatatattatatatatatatatatacactcacacacatatatattcgtttactATATATTATTGTTCAGCTTCCATCTTGGCGTGTTGTTAAGGAAACTGCCACGTTACCGAAATATTCCTGATTTCCTAGAGATAAGTCTGGTGGCGGTGAAGGTGGTAATTGTAGTTttcagtagtggtagtagtagcagcagcagcagcagtagtagtaacaatagtgctgttgttgtttagtatcACTATGACACTGGGTAATTTCTGTTTTCTGTGGAGGTAAAGAAAAGATAACCTcgattttcttatttcatttcccTTCTTCTTACCTTACActcgccattgttgttgttgttgttattttacctCTGCTTTATCTTTGGGGGTCCTGCTGACACAGGGTCTATTTTCacaacccccacccacccaaaccctcctcctcctcctcctcctcctcgcatGCTACTAcgaccactactgctgctgccaccactttTCAGTTTTGTTTGATTTGGGTTTTCCATTTAGAGAACATAACTAGGTTTGCAAGTGGGAGAAAgaatattgagtgtgtgtgtgtgtgtgtagaacagtGCTCGAACAGAACTACATAATTAAGAGCGTTTCAGATGTGACCATTccgtctttttgtatatataatgttgtctTGTTCCAATGTgtcctcctttttttttgtaagacAGTGGGAGTTAATGTGAGGGATGTCTTAGGTGCTATTTCTGGAGGTTAAAGGGGTGCTGTTAGTAGAGATGGAGTCTTCGGTCTCTTCTTCTTTCGTTGTGGACAGAAAAACCTTGAGAAAGTTTGCACTACCGCTCAAGTGATACGTCGGCCTTCTGCCCTCAACGGCCATGTCTAGTTTGTGTGTCGTCTAGCAGATTGATTATGCACGGAATGAATTTAAagattttattgagaaaattgttCAACAAATATCAGAATAACTTTGTTCAAAGCAACAAAATTCAATAACAAATTAAGAGCTCCAAAACCATGTCTTTCCCTGTAAACACCCcaaagataatttttttcataaagtTGAGCCTAAGAACGAATTAAGCATTGTCATGGGCCGCACGTTTGACACCTCTTGTTTAGATTATGCCTAATCCGCTAGTCTATTAAAATCTATTAACTTACTCTCCATAATATTTAATCAGTTTTGTCAAAGCCCAGTCGTGACTCAAATATTACACTGGATTAAAATTAAAGAATCGAAGCAGTTTTAAATCCAATAATATTCATAACGATCATTATGATTATCTGAACTTCTTAATTTCACCAAATTAATGACTGCTTTTCGTTAATGCTTCTGGTTTAGAATCTGTTTTAGCTGGTTACAACGAAGTATTTTTGTTTCCCTTTCAAACATTATCATCTTTCCATTCACTAAATTTGTTTAGAaattaatatagaaatacaaacatcagctgaaattgctttacatcataaaatattttaaaattgttttttaaataaaaaaaatttcgagATTTTTCAAAGATATTTCTGTCATAATTTAAATTTCAGCTAGAAATTTCTCCATACCGACCgcaattttttgtatatttaatttataccttgattttattaattatttaatttaattcattattttatttctaattctacttttcttcattttttccagGTGGTGATTATCTAAGATGGGATTAATTAGCACAATTTTCGATTCAATGAAGTGGCTTAATGAACTTTAAAGATTTCTTTATCCGACgctatcatctttatcatcgctATTAATTATCAGCAGCTTCTTACCTTCCTCTTCATCAACAAAATAGAAACTTCATTTATGGCTAAAACATATCAACCGAATTCTGGCGTTGTTTGTCAATCTTCACAGTCTAATTTGGTCGTAGAACCATGCAAATATTCCGACTGTGAGTCAGCTGTGACTGCAGTAATTAAACGGTTTGAATTAAGTATGAAATTTATAGTATTGTTCATGACAGGGCTTGGATTTTTCTTTGGTATTCTTGTTGGCCTGTTAATACAACTTCCGGGTGTGACTGTGCCTTCGGATTTTGTCCGAACCAGCAGCAAGGATGTTCGGGTTGACATCAAAGAGTCCCATCACCGATACCAGGAACCAACAGAAGGTCCACTTGCACAGCAGATACAAAGAGTTATTGTAGCAAgggaaatattaaatgaaaaatctCACGGTCAAATGCAAAAAACCGATTTAGCAGTGGTTCAGAATACGAATAATTCTTTAGAAATCAAAGAAGAGATTTTAAAGAAGAGCCCTTATCCAGATGCTCCTTACCAAGAAACTAACAATCAAGAAACATTACTGAACGCTGATGTGAAACCCGAAATCCCCATCAATGCTGTACTTAGGTTTACTCAGTTGTCGGCAGCTAATAATTCCAATAAAAAACCTTCCCAAGTGGTAAAAGGTGCAGCAGAAACCAAGAAATTGGCAGGAAATTCTTCTGTGGTAAATGGTGTGTTTTGGCAACCTTCTGTAGAGAAATTGTGTGTTGTTGGTTTTTCTAAAGAAAGAAGATCAAATTGGCGGCGGAAAGCTGGCATTCTGCAGATTGTTAAAATGGAAGAAGGATGCGGACGAATGCAAAACAGGTTGCTGACTTTCAGGGATTCCTCAAAAGCCTGTGCTCGCTATCGATTGAATACGGATCAAATTCAAGGAGATATATTTTCTTACTATTTAAGCCAAATCTTAAAAATCAGTAACCTTCCCCCATCCATTGCTCTTGCTGTACAACCAAGAGATATCAAGTGGAGTGACATTCATGAGGAAATTGCGCAATCTCAATGGGTAGAAGATCAAGTAGTTATCGTGTCAGAATGGATTGAGGGTCTTGAACCAACCTTTATACCTAAAGAGTTTCGCAACGAAGGCCTTCACTTAAATCCTATTTCTGACAGCCTGTCGAGAAAAAGTCAAAAAGAACTTTGTGAACTCGTCCAGTGGTCAGATTTAATAGTTTTCGACTATTTAATCGCTAATCTTGACCGCGTTGTTAACAATATGTTCAACAAACAATGGAACGCTAATATGATGAGCAACCCAGCACATAATCTCCAGAAAGTTCCATCGAATGAACAGCTAGTATTTTTGGATAACGAATCTGGATTATTCCACGGATATCGCCTACTTGATAAATATAGTTCGTATCACCATTCCATGTTGCAATCGCTGTGTGTCTTCAGGAAATCGACTGCAAAAGCTATAGAAAGATTACACTTTACTGGAGACATTGGaaaagaactgaaagaagagtTCATCAAGAACGAAAAATTCCATTATTTAATACCAAGTTTACCAGAGAAAAATGTCAAAATCCTTCAGGAACGAATCTCAGAGGTTTATGCACAAATACAAAAATGTcaagacaaatacacatacaaaacaacaCAATAGACGCAAACAATTTACATATAcaaggattttatttatttatttttatctttggttCCCCTGATATACTCTATACCACAAGCTTCGTGTTCCCGTCCCCCTCCCCATTCCTATTTATCACCCGCTGTACATAgacaataattaaaatttatttcaacaagGTAAATATGTAATATTAAGCAaacttatttttctataaaaaataaattttattacaattattatcgttgtttttattatggttgtttatatatatacatgcatgcatacattgataaatagatagatagatagatagatagatagatagataaattgatacatacagacatacatgtacttCTAACGACAATACCTGACTAGCTCAGTGAAGATCAGCTGCTACAAACCCAATCATAGACCAACTTTCAGCCATAAAGCGACAACAAAgtttatagaaaataaattaaggtggtgctccagcatgactgcagtcctaCGACTGAGACCACaacagctatgtatgtatatatatacatagggtggGGGAGCCATCGTTAGACCGCTTGGCTGGCTGAAACTTCGAGGTCACTAACAGAAACATTCTTGTATTATATGAATGAATTTGCACTCTACAAATATAGAGTAACCCATGAGATTAATGTCaacttgtttttattataactgaacataagaaaacataatataatatactataatataatataatataatattttatatatatatatatatatatagcttggtaGATATATAATGTGTAAGAAGTCCGAAAAAGTGTGTAGTAGATATAATTAGTCCTCAAAACAAAATCAGATGTATAAATCTAAAATCTAACGTTGAACGAAGGAAGACATACAAGAGTTGGCTAAAGGCAATGTAGCGGTCAAGCGTACGAacgtaaaataaaacaaagatggTCAGATGGTTGCTAATGGCATCAAAGAACTTATTAAATAGAGAAATGTGAGTATGAATATCAGGAAAGCAAAATTTCTAGTAGTTCTTTATTGATAAGTAAATATCCTGAAAGCTTATATTCTAATATTACAGATAAAAGGGAAGATGATCTGTTGTCCTTCATAGGTAGTTGGAAATCAGGAGAGTTCACATTCTAACCTCACAAAAAGAAAGTGGGGATTACAAGGAATCCTTTATAACTACTTACAGAATTTGGGGGCTCAGTAGGTGTGGTATTACGCattgtgtgtacctatatatatatgaaatacatggtgttggtgaatatatatgaaatgacaCAAATCTAGATTATATGAACACACACTCGACCATCGGGAGGAAATAGTTTTAGTAGACAAATGTATTAGATAAACAGTAATACTTCACTTTACAAGGACACCGGGTTTACTAGTTTTAAATTtgaagcacaagatccaaattttgaacgaagttTCTACTACAATAACAAATACTTCTGCAAGTTGCCGAGAAATTTATCGAGGGAAAAGAAAAGCTTCTGAGTAAACAACTCTAGATTTGTTCTATAAAAGATATCTACAAGTCCgtgtacgagtgcttgtgaattggcGATCGCGTCTAAAGTGGTGTGAGGGAGTCTAGGATGAGTGagagtgattcagaaaacgattataataatactttttcATCATAAATGATATTGACagtctttttactttacataaaatattctttacattctactattgttttattgccatttatttacgagtattataaattttataggtaaaatatttttctgagaatGAATTACGATTTAtgacattgctactatgggaaattattgctctactTTACGAGTGGCCTCCGGGAACAAATGGAGTTgtatatcgaggcattactgtatatgtataaatacacaatcGATAACGGGTGAGAGGTAAGGCCGAAAAGTATACAGTAGTATAATTTGTTCCaatagaacatccacgtttaccTGAGGATAGATATTACCTCTCGGtatttaatactgcttctgtcgtgaatatatatattgttaataagctaatataggtgcaggagtggctgtgtggtgagtagcttgcttacaaaccacatggttccgggttcagtcctactgtgcggcaccttgggcaagtgtctcctaccatagcctcgggccgaccaaggacttgtgaatggatttggtagacggaaactgaaagaagcccgtcgtatatatgtgtatatatatatatatgtatgtatgtatgtatgtttgtgtgtatatttttgtgtgtctgtgtttgtccccccaacattgctcgacaaccgatgctggtgtgtttacgtccccgtgacttagtggttcggcaaaagagtccgatagaataagtactatgcttacaaagaataagtcctggggtcgatttgctcgactaaaggcagtgctccagcatggccgcaatcaaatgactgaaacaagtaaaatagtaaaagagagagagagagttactggCTAATCGTGACACCAGCTCCTCCTATTCTAGCACTGGCATTCTGTATATTGCTGGCGTGGAGATGAATCGCTGCCACTTGTCGCTGACAGAAGTGAGGGAGGTGAGACTAGTGGAATATATAGAAgaacaagaaacaaaagaaaggtcAGAAGATacagagatgagagagaaagggatgtaGCTATAAACCAGTGATTCgccactgtctttttttttttttaatctatggacccctttgattactattttattctggtggaccccaccTAGCCTTCCGatgtttcaaaaaatattttcatagagaCTTCTTTCAAAATGCCTATTCTGTTTATCACACATGTGAATGTGCAATAAAGAAagtaaaacgttagagaaagaagcctgtttcttgcaataaatacatctaaagcaaacatTTTTCATGGACCCATAAAATGCTATTGTGGACCCAGTTTTGCTTGTATGGGCCCCGGTTTAGAAGCACTGCTATAAACGCTAACCACTGCTAAACCATTGCTATAAGCACTCAAAAAGCAATCACTTCTAAtgtaactttgataggtttcgaccagcataggcccaggccatgtctaactcaatagcaccacctggtgaagtcttttagtcatataaGGGGCACCATAGCCGACTTTAACAaacagttattattgttggagacatatccgggtgtaggaggttggtccgGGATTTTTTGAGGAAATTTGTCCAgtaaacatttgaattttatgggatccgtttccgttTTCATGTATTTTGGTttggtattaaagagagctggaccggttgaggtaaagtaattgtgaCGTAATGTCGCTATGTGTAccgagttcgatttttgtagtgggcgGGTAGCACGGAggccaagtcttggatggattttaaaattgatgccaacatcatctgtgcaatattgatggaatattctcCACATAACACAAACGATGTAGCGCTTCCGGCGGCGTTGGAGAGAGTAGAGGTTGAGTTTTTTAGTAGATCCCAAAGATCAATGCCTCTCATGCCGTCTGTCTTCCTTGTTATGGACCTCTGGAGCGCTTCTACTTTCGTAATGAGTTGTTTCGTATGGGGTGGGGGTCCACAGTGGGCAACAGTACTCagggtggggtcgggcaaaaaaTATAGTATTAGAAATACACTGAGGTATATCGTAGTATAGAAACGTACCGTATATAATTGACAATAGAACTGGACAAAAACCAAAGGAAGATACATTGAACTAGTTTTAGATAGGAGTGGTTCAAGATGGAACGCTTTTAATCaaagacctggggctaaacaacagcatccactcatattttctttctctcgtcATCTGATTCTTCATCTCGTCAACTACCTGCTCCATCCCAATCTCTGAATGCTTCTACaagtccttccttcctttccacAGACATGGCTCGTTCTAGAaatccaccactaccattaccaccacctctGTCCACGTTGCTTCAACAGATCGCCATTTACGTGAAAGAATTCAAGCTGAACACCGACCGTGTTAACTGCCGCCTTTCTCTCTACACCTTCCACACAGTCTGACTCTCGTAGTGACCGTGGAGTTAGGGGTGGTAGGGGAGGCAGTGGAAGCCTTTTAAATAGCAATGGGCATAGTTACTCCTCATCCTTTCCCCCCCTTGTTTCTCCCTTCTTCCAAACCTGTTAACGCAGGAATAAAATTTATTACTTTATCATAACGTCGAGAacatgaaacaacaacaatattccaAACTTTATTGACacaacttacaaaaaaaaaaaaaaaaaaggtttaaaataaaaggaagcaaatctgtgatttttcatatttggtcagaagtgattttttttttttcaagagagaagaaaaagaaatatatataaatctaaaataaataaaagctatatGTAAACAGTGTTCAGGATTGTAGTAGGAATATTTCACGTCTCAGGTGTATAAATAATAGTCAagaagaaatgataaataaatattgcttGAAATTCCTGCTTTCAAACCAACTAACTtaactaaatattgatttctcactTTAACTCCACAAACGAGCCCTTATCTAGTCGCACAACcaactagaagtagcagccaaatctccattagATCATATAGAAATGATGGCCAATATCTCGCAGCtggaatttagttgatggaaatcGTTTGGAAGACCGTCATATCTTTTGGCATCTCTTAttagtattttttgttttagCTATCAGACcacggtcatactggagcactggcTTAAAGAATCTTTAAGTAATCggcaccaatatttttttttattttaagcttggtacttattctatctttttttttgccgaaccgctaagttacggggacgtaaacaaacaccTGTTGACAAGCGGTGGGTATAAgacgaagacacacatacacacacacacgcacatatacatacagacatacatgtacacacacacacacacacacacatatatgtatgacgggcttcttttagttttcgtccaccaaatcgactcacaaggctttggtctacctggcgctatagtagaagacacttgcccaaggtgccaccctgtgggactgaaaccggaagtatgtggctgggaagcaagaaTGAATATCGTAATGGATCTCCGTCGTTTGACGATTAGGCTTCAGTTATTCAGGATTACCTGCTCCAGAATGAATATAGAAGTGGCTGagaattccacagacacgtgtgcctttAATGGGATTCTCTCGCAGAATCACTGTGAAACCGTGTATAAGAAGGCTGTATCTTTTGAATTCCAGCCACTATCAATCCaacgggctttttttcagtttccttatgTTCAATTTCCCTCGCAAAAGGCATGGATCTATTCGATGctatagaaaattatatttaccaaaattgcgcGCATTGGAATTGAACCAGAGACTACGAGGTttcgagtgtgtgcgtgtgcgtgtttttgtgtgcatatctatctatctatctatctatctatctatctatctatctatctatctatctatccatacatgtgtgtgtgtttgtgtgtctatgtttgcccccccccacatcgcttgacaaccgatgctggtgtgtttacgtccccgtaacttagcggttcggaaaaaagagagtgatagaataagtactaggctaacaaaggataagttctgggatcaatttgcACAACTAAAGGCAAGGCTCCAGCAcagccgcactcaaatgactgaaacaaagaataaaagaatattcttatcaatatatatatatatatatatatatatatatatatatatatatataaaatacaaaatggtacaagaacgcaaaacatccaaatagacgatacaaaaaacacggacgggtcattcgaagcctttaatcttcagtcagaaccagatcatcctcgaggttcggcaaaagaaaccgatcgaataagtactaggcttacaaagaataagtcctgtgctcgactaaaggcggtgctccagcatggccacagtcacatgactgaaacaagtaaaagagtaaacataaaataagatattataatatattaagatattacgatttataaaatacattataatataagtGGCTATAGCAATTAAAACCAAATTGAAAAATCAATCAATAAGGGTGCCAAAATAGCACCTACAATTGCTAGAAATGAGTGTTAAAATTTAACTCGAACAGCAACAGACAAGCATTAACCTCATGAAATATTCGGGACTGCAAGCAGCAAACTCTCACACAGAACCGCTTTCCTACTCAGCTCCTTTATCCTTTcgccagtttttttcttttctctcaccgACTTTTCTCTTCTCACTCCCCTCacgttttctctttcttctgggAAAGGCCTAAAGTCTGAAACGTTAATATTCTTTATCTTCTTGttaagcgttaaactaatgcagTATTTGTTAAAACGTTGCCTCACTTTTCCTTCTTTATTGTGCATTGCATTCAGTGTATGCGCATATTAAGTGGAAGGCCACAGTTTTGCATCTACGTAGTAGAATTTTTTACGAAGAGCTAAATCATTTCAAGAAGCGCAGCCTATGTGACATTCTTTTGAAATACTTTTCTTCTCAGCTGCAGACAGGAAAATATGACATCAAGCAATGCAGTAAACATCGATagttactaattaaaaaaatagttgaTTGGATAATTCTGCAAATTAGTATCGTATTTTTTAAAGCGTGTTTCCGAGAAAACAGGATTTaagattgaaaatatattttcgattttactttaaaaaatttttacatttcCTTCTTGCATGAAGCTTAGCGTGAGACATTTCCTTAACTCTTTGGATCCCCTAATTATCACAAAATCAACATTCTCAGATAATCTGAGGATTAGCAGCATCTGTCTTTTATGCAATTTGTCTAAAGATATAGAGAATTCATGTGTTTATACTCATTTTAGGGATAAGTAAGACCGGATAGACCCGGTTACAACTGATAGAACgaacgcgtttgtgtgtgtgtgtatatatgtgtatgtgcgtgtgtgtatatatattcatacgtatatatatatttatatatatctgtatatgtatatatttatatttatatatataatgtgtgtgtgtatatatatatataatatatatatatacacatatgtatgttacgtatatatattcatttatatatatgtatatttataatacatatttatgtttgtgtatatatatatatatacacacacacacacacatacacataggcgcaggcgtggctgtgtggtaagaagtttgcttcccaaccacatggttccgggttcagtctcactgcgtggcgccttgggcaagtgtcttctacaatagactcGAGAAGACAAaaaccttgtgcgtggatttggtagaaggaaacagaaagaagcccgtcgtatatatatatatgtgtgtgtgtgtgtgtgtgtgtttgtggtgtgtgtgtgtgtgtgcgtgtgtgtgcctgcttgtgtctgtgtttgtcccctcaccatcgcttgacgactgatattggtgtttacgttcccgtaacttaacggtttggcaaaagagaccgatagaataaatgctaggcttagaatgaataagtcctggggtcgatctgttctgttaaaggcggtgctccagcatggccgcagtcaaatgattgaaacaaataaaagaataaaggaatatgtgagtgtgtatatatatattaaatactgttggattttactcataaggtattggaatcttacgtACCATTCTGCCAAAAATATGGATCTACAAGttcaatatctctatatatctcacatctgttttctttcctccacctcactctctatttcatatcttatctaaattaactattacgtaaccatcctctcacaccgtctccgatgaaggaatataattaataaatatcctggaaacagccgCAAGACCttgtatctataaatgctctaatatctacacacccTGTTTATCTCATGACGCAAagaattctcatatatatatatatatatatatatatatatatatatatatatatatatatatatatatatatatatggcatagtgTTGTGTACTCTCGAGTACAGAACACTGAGTTTGATATAACTAGAAAGTTAAAAATATGAGGGCTGCATGTAAAGCAAGTATCACTTCGGGTCCTGTTTCTGCTATTATGTGTCCCCATTGTAACCCGAGACTCCATACCAAAATTGGCGTAATAGGCCACCTC of the Octopus sinensis linkage group LG16, ASM634580v1, whole genome shotgun sequence genome contains:
- the LOC115220410 gene encoding extracellular serine/threonine protein kinase four-jointed; protein product: MAKTYQPNSGVVCQSSQSNLVVEPCKYSDCESAVTAVIKRFELSMKFIVLFMTGLGFFFGILVGLLIQLPGVTVPSDFVRTSSKDVRVDIKESHHRYQEPTEGPLAQQIQRVIVAREILNEKSHGQMQKTDLAVVQNTNNSLEIKEEILKKSPYPDAPYQETNNQETLLNADVKPEIPINAVLRFTQLSAANNSNKKPSQVVKGAAETKKLAGNSSVVNGVFWQPSVEKLCVVGFSKERRSNWRRKAGILQIVKMEEGCGRMQNRLLTFRDSSKACARYRLNTDQIQGDIFSYYLSQILKISNLPPSIALAVQPRDIKWSDIHEEIAQSQWVEDQVVIVSEWIEGLEPTFIPKEFRNEGLHLNPISDSLSRKSQKELCELVQWSDLIVFDYLIANLDRVVNNMFNKQWNANMMSNPAHNLQKVPSNEQLVFLDNESGLFHGYRLLDKYSSYHHSMLQSLCVFRKSTAKAIERLHFTGDIGKELKEEFIKNEKFHYLIPSLPEKNVKILQERISEVYAQIQKCQDKYTYKTTQ